Below is a window of Trueperaceae bacterium DNA.
GGTGACGTGGAGGCCGAACGACGGAGCGAAGCCGATCTGCGTCAGCCACGGCACGCCGCGCGCCCGGTCGTAGAGCATCTCCGGCGAGGCGGCGGGGAACTCGCGGAGGCGGAGGAGGACGCGGCTGGCGGTCCGCAGCTCGAGGTTGGCGCGCATGATGCCGGCGTGGTCGAGCACCAAGGCGATGCCGCCGCGTTCGACTCGCAACTCGGAGGCCGCGCCCGCGAAGCCGCCGTCCAGCAGCTCCGAGGCGAGCAGCGCCTCGTGCCCGGGCGCGACCTGCACGTAGCAGTCGAACGGGCCCTCCAGGAGCCAACGCTTGACTCGGCGCTCGAGGGCGCGAGGTGTGATGCGCTCGGGGCCGCTCGCGCTGGGCGTCGACCCATCAAGCACGGCAGCGCCCCGCCGAACCTACCTGGGAGCCGCTCGCGCGGGGCGTCGACTGGTCGCCTGTCACCTCGGCACTCTCACACACGCCAGTGGCGCGGCGCAACGTCCGAGGTCGCGCCGCGCCACTAACCGGCCGCCCGGTCCGGCCCCCGCCGGCCAGTGCTCAGCCTTCCGCCGCCAGCCGCGCCAGGTCGACCTCCGCGGCGATGGTGCCGAAGGCGGCGCGGTGGCCGACGGCGATGATGCGCTCGAAGACCTGGCGCGCCTCTTCCTTGCGGCCGTTGTAGAAGTACCAGTTGCCGACGCCGTAACCTTGCGTCGCCAACGTCTTCTTGTCCCCGTCGTTCGGGGAGAGGACGCTCTCCGGCGTGGCGACGCCCTTGTAGAGCTCCATCCGCCGGTAGTAGGACGGCTCGTTGATGTGCATGTCGAGGCTCGTCGCGTCCAGGAGCTTGGCCGCCTCCGAGTGCCTGCCGGCGCGCCGCAGGCTCATGTAGAGCCAGTCGGTGGTGGCTACGGTCATGTCGTCGTCCACGCAGTGCTCCAGCGTGGTCCGGTACTTGTCGGCGGCCTCGTCGAACTCGCCCCGCAGGTAGTGGGCCAGGCCGTAGTGGTACCAGGCGCTGGACTTGAGCGTGCCCTTGTAGACGTCGCGCAGCCTGGCGAGGTTGGCGTCCGTGATGGCCGTCGGCTCGTTCAGCAGGCGCGGCTCCTGTCCGAGGATCAGCCGCTCGACCTCCGGCATCAGCTCGGCCTGGTAGTACTCGATCTCGTCCGGCTGCCCCTCGAGCAAAGCGACCGAGCGGGCGAAGTCCTGCACGGCCCCGTCGAAGTCGCGGACCGAGACGTTGAAGTGACCGCGGTGGCGCAGGAGCATGGCGGAGTCCGGGTGCTTCGCGATGCCCTCGCTGAGGGCCCGCACGGCGTCCGCGTGGCGGTCCTGGTAAGAGTAGACCTTCGCCACCAACATGTAGCGCAGGGGCTCTGTGATCATCTGGGTTCTCCTAGGGGATGTTCGCGCTTCCGCGCGGGGGTTCGAGCATCTGCTGGAGCTGGAGTGTCGCCTCGTCGCTAAGCGTGAACTCGAGCTCGAGGCGCCTGGCTGGATCGACCGCGTTGGCTTCCAGCGTCGGCGTCATCCCGAACGTGTAGATGTAGGTGTGGTCCGGCCCCGCCGCGAACTCCTCCGGGCTGCTCAACTCCGTGAGGATGAGCAGCCCGCGGAGGTCCAGGCGACTATGTTGGGCGACCAGCGTCAGGGCGCTACCGACGTTCCTGGCTTCTGTCACGAGCACGTACGGCTTGCTCGGGTCGACCGACAGCAGCCGCTCTCGCGTTGCCGCCGTGAGACGGGCCGTTATGCCTATCACCTCGCTGCGGAGCGAGTGGCGTCTGAGCGCGGCGTCCACGCGCGGCACCATGGCGCTGAAGGTGATGGTGAAGAAGGCGTCCTGGTAGCCCGCCAGGGTGTCGGGATCGCCGGCCTCGAGTGACCCGATCGAGATGGTGTGGAAGCTGGGCACGACGTTGGTGGGAAGCTGGCTCTTCACGAGATGCTGGTACTTGATCGCGGCCGCGACGGACGGCATGGCGATGACGAGCGGGACGTGGCGCAGCCGGTTGTGCAGTTGCGACACCAGGTGTCGCCTGATGCCGGCCGGGTCGAAACCCAGGGCGTAGGCGCGCTTGATGAGCTCGTCGAGCGCCTCGGTGAGGAGTGCTTCGCGCAGCCCGACGCGCGAAGAGTCGTTGCCTCCTGGTGCCACGTAGGTGCCTTGGCCGCGTTGGCTGACCACCAGGCCCTCGCTCTGAAGAGTGCGGTAGGCGAGGGCGACGGTACCGGTGTTGACGCCCAGTTGAGCGGCCAAGTTACGCACCGCCGGTAACTTCGCGCCGGCCACGAGCTCCCGTCCGGTTATCAGGTAGCGGATCTGGTGGACGATCTGGAGGTAGATCGGGGTGTGCTCGTCGTCGATCAAGGTCAGGGGCAACGACTCTGACATCTCTGATGGTGGTCGGGAGCTCGGAGTTGCGATGACGCTAATCTACTAGCGAATCTAGTGCGGAAGGGTGATGCCTTGCTCGGCGGCGCGTTGGGCGAAGGTCTTGCCGCCCTTGCCCCATACGTTCATGTCCAGTTCGTAGAGGATGACCTGGGTGCCCTCCGACTGGGCGCCGTTGGCTACCATCACTTCCGTTATGCCCTTGATGATGGCGTCCCGTTGCTCCTGGGAGCGCCGACCCAACTCGACTCTGACGATTGCCATGTCCCTAAACCTCTCTGCGGCGTGGATGTCGCCGGGC
It encodes the following:
- a CDS encoding tetratricopeptide repeat protein; this encodes MITEPLRYMLVAKVYSYQDRHADAVRALSEGIAKHPDSAMLLRHRGHFNVSVRDFDGAVQDFARSVALLEGQPDEIEYYQAELMPEVERLILGQEPRLLNEPTAITDANLARLRDVYKGTLKSSAWYHYGLAHYLRGEFDEAADKYRTTLEHCVDDDMTVATTDWLYMSLRRAGRHSEAAKLLDATSLDMHINEPSYYRRMELYKGVATPESVLSPNDGDKKTLATQGYGVGNWYFYNGRKEEARQVFERIIAVGHRAAFGTIAAEVDLARLAAEG
- a CDS encoding GntR family transcriptional regulator, with product MSESLPLTLIDDEHTPIYLQIVHQIRYLITGRELVAGAKLPAVRNLAAQLGVNTGTVALAYRTLQSEGLVVSQRGQGTYVAPGGNDSSRVGLREALLTEALDELIKRAYALGFDPAGIRRHLVSQLHNRLRHVPLVIAMPSVAAAIKYQHLVKSQLPTNVVPSFHTISIGSLEAGDPDTLAGYQDAFFTITFSAMVPRVDAALRRHSLRSEVIGITARLTAATRERLLSVDPSKPYVLVTEARNVGSALTLVAQHSRLDLRGLLILTELSSPEEFAAGPDHTYIYTFGMTPTLEANAVDPARRLELEFTLSDEATLQLQQMLEPPRGSANIP
- a CDS encoding tautomerase family protein, yielding MAIVRVELGRRSQEQRDAIIKGITEVMVANGAQSEGTQVILYELDMNVWGKGGKTFAQRAAEQGITLPH